Within the Sarcophilus harrisii chromosome 2, mSarHar1.11, whole genome shotgun sequence genome, the region CTATATGGAAATATGGTAAATGCATTTGGCTAGTACTTGGTTAACTGAGCATGTGCACCAATTATGTGCAAAGCATgtatgttttatctattttgttgatgatTTTAGACAAATTTGGCCATCTGGCTCGACTCACACCTTCGTTCTGCATCTGTGTATGGCATTCATAGTCTCTCTTAACTTGTAAcacccctcccccatcccttctaatcttattctTATATCCCACCATCTGCTCTGCAATGAGGACTAGCTCTTTCTTAAACAAGACTTTCCATCTCCCAACATGGGGCTCAAAATAAGACTTCAGACAGCTTCTTGggctttattttcctcttctaacTCTTCATTTTGAAGGGCAACTGGGTATAGTGCTCTGGCTCgggactcaggaaaacctgagtttgaaacTTTCCTCAGGCCCTTGCCATCTGTGGCAAATGAGGTGGGAGAACTGGCTCTGAaatggttaaattttcagtgtgagcatttacaccttggaaatgggcaaacactacaaatcagtgctttgtttattattttgttgattatttaagCTTAAGAAGTCAATGAAGAACATGGTAGTAATGCAGGTTGAACttaaacagctttttaaaaatgcatgatATGCTTTTAACATTTAAGTATGTGACtccagaaaagtcacttaatctccctatgcctcaggtttttttttatccataaaatgggaataataatacttctgttccctacctcccaggtttgttgtgaggatcaaacaataTGATGTTTCTAACCACTTTGCAAATATGAAAGCACAATATAAagattagctattattattattattgttattattattattattactacatgATACCTTCAGGGTCAGCAACATGGACAGAAATTTCCTCTGGTCCCCAATCAACATGGCATTGCTAATGATGGGCAGCTCTATCTTCACGGCCTCCTCAATGGGGAGTGGGGGCACATTCTCCCCTCCAGCTGTTATGATTAACTCTGCGGAACAACCATAagagattccccccccccccatctttacTAGATGGGAATTCTCAATTGGGCTACAAAGCTCAAGTGCAACAAGTCAGATGTTTTCCATCCTAAATcccctttctctaatcaatcttCTAGCTCTTCCTTTTCGCTGGCTTTTTCTCAGCTATCTGCAGACATGCTCAGATCTCTTCCAAAACTTcccctccattttattttgtcatcgtccactctcctttctctgaaaaaattttgggaaatgtCTTTGTGTCCAATGCCTCCAAGTAGTATATCAAGGTTGGCTATTAGTCCCTTATTGctccttctctgcctctttcccctttcctgagCTCTGAAAGTGGGCCATGCCCTGGGCTCTTCCTGCTCCACAGCCTTTCCCTCGGTAAGCACCAATCGCATTCCCTCTTATAGCTTCCACTATTGGGTTCACAACAGGTGACTTAGGTTTGCATCTACCCCGGATCTCCAGAGCCAAAGCCTCTTCTCCTGTGCTTCCCACGGGCTCGTTCCGCTGCCAATGGGAGAGCTGGGATGATCCTGCCCCTTTTCCTTCCCCGCCCATCTATTCTGTCCTTGGAGGCCCAGCTCGTGCCCACCTGGCACCACAAGGCCATATTCAGCCTCTCCAGCCCCTAGGTCTCACCTGCTTCTCGCACTGATGCCCACTTAGCCTTTTTCTCACCTTTGAGCCTCCCGGTGATGTAGAGAAAGCCGTCGTTGTCCAGCTTCCCCAGGTCTCCTGTGTGTAGCCAGCCATCCTCATCTATAGTCTCCCTGGTCTTCTCCTCCATGTTGAGATAGCCCATGAAAACGGTCCGGCCCCACAGACAGATCTCCCCATTGCCTTCGGCGTCAATGTTCACCAGCTTGGCCTTGCAGCCGGGCAACACCTTTCCAGAGCTGAGGAGACGGCGATGATCAGGACGCAATGAGGGCCTTATGTCAAGGTGGGGCTGTACTGGCCACCTGATCTTGCCCTGCCCCCGTCCTTTCTGCCTCCGACCCATGATGGCCACCACCAGGTCCCAGAAGGAGGGCCAGCAGCCAACAGCAGCTTAAAGGAACCTTAGCCAAGGGTGATTTCATTTTCACAGGTACCTTATGGATCTCCTGAACTGAAAGCCCGGTGATGAAGCTTTTGGGGGGTCAGTGAGTGGGGAGGAGACCGTCTCTGGTCAGTCTGTGGCAGGGACCACAGCTCCAGCTAGTGTTAACTACCATCGAGGAGGCAGGGCAGTGACCATGGGGCAGGAAGGTAAGACATAACCCAGAGGAGGAGTGATGGGTTTGCATTCGGACGGcccgggttcaaatcctggctctgctattcATTACCCTTGTGACCTGGGACAAACCATTTAACCTacaaacctcagttttctcctctgagtAATGGAGAAGAGGGAAGCTGGATGGCCTCTGAGCTCCTGTGACTCCCACTTCTCtgagagcctcagttttctcctctgaatAATGGAGAAGAGGGCACCTGGATGGCCTCTGAGCTCCTGTGACTCCCACTTCTCtgagagcctcagttttctcctctgagtAATGGAGAAGAGGGCACCTGGATGGCCTCTGAGCTCCTGTGAATTCTACCTCTCtgcaagcctcagttttctcctctgagtAATGGAGAAGAGGGCACCTGGATGGCCTCTGAGCTCCTGTGACTCCCACCTCTCtgagagcctcagttttcccacctgtAAAGTGGGGGAGGGCCACCAGGGGCCTCACCTGTAGAGTCTGTAGTTGTAGGAGTTGGACATGAAGTGGGGGCCGGAGGACTCGCTCAGTCCGTAGCCGGCGTAGAGGCGGATGTTGAGGCCCAGGAAGAAGTGCAGCGTCTCTGTGGTCATCGGGGCCGCCCCGTAGAAGTTCTTCTGGCAGTTGGCAAAGCCCAGGGCCTTGCGGATCTTGGCCAGGACCAGGTAATCGGCCAGCCTCATGGTGAAAGGCTTCAGGTCACTGGATGACCGGGAAAAAGACACAGGGAGGTTCCTGTCACTGGACCAGGACAAGGTGCGCTCATGCACCCGCAGGTGGCTCGCGGGGCTCTGCCGTGCAGGACCACAAGTGCTGGGTGAGCCTGGGCAAGATGCCCCCTGACTCTTTTCTCATCAAGCCCTGCTCTTTGCTACCTCTTAGAGCCTCCTGGGAGCCTTTAGGTGCCATAGCCACGGAAATCCCTATGCTCGGACGCACGTCCTAAGTGGACCGACACCAAGCACTGGATACATTTTCATCTGGACCAGCCCCTCTGTCTGCACTCAGCTCCTCCTGCTGGGCTGTGCTCCCTCCCCACCTTCATCTCTGAGAATTCCCGGGTCCCTTCAAGGCTCACCCCTTGTGCTGCCGCCTctgagaagcctttcctgattgccCCCCAGAGGCCCctgctctttcccttctctcactACTTGTTCTCTATTTACTTCTCTGTGCACAttacctcctcctcccccttgaAGATGGGGACGATTTTGCTCCTTCTCTGTACCTCCGTGGCAAATAGGGGCTTGATATGCTattggaacttaataaatgcttgttgaattaaatcgAATTCACGTTCTTGACCTCTGAGCCAAGCTGGACCATCTTCATCGGGTCCATCTCTTTGCTCACAACATCTCCCACTTCTGGATGTCTTCTTCCCCAACaccattcctgccctcaaggccCAATGGGGGATCTCTCCCCCTCCTCGaacccctctccccttcctcagaTTGCTCAGGGCCTCTCCTTTCTTGGCATTTCTCTTTCTGCTCTACTTTATCAGGATTGTCGGGGTGcccatctccccacccccattagatccttgagagcagggcctTTATCCTGTCAAAAACTCTACAAGGCTTTTAAAGCATCCATGGCAGGGCCAGGCAGAGTAACTCAGGGCTATCCAGGAAGGCCTCTAGCAGGATGTAAAGAAATAAGGCTCTTTGTTGGGGATATGTGGGTCCCACAGAGGACAAGGGTCTTGCCTGAGACCCCACGGCTGGGCCCAGCCACCCGAGAGGAGGGGTCTCTTACCTGCTTGGGCAGCTGAGGTTGCGCTCCATGGTCACGGCCATGGCCCACAGGAACATCTTCCTCTTGAAGAATCCGGCCTGGGCTGAGGCCTCCTTGATCCCCTCCATCATCTTCTCCCACACCCTGGGCACTCCCATGTGGGCCGTGGGCTCCACCTCCCTCAGGGTGGTCACCAGGCTCGTCTGCCAATGGGAAAGCAGGAGAAGAAAGGACAGTCAGGGGGATGGGACCTGCCCAGGCTGCCCCAGTGGGGAGCTGACCCGGAGGGCTACCTCGCAGCTTAATCCACCTCCCATAAGCACTGGTCTTCTGAAGCCTGGCGCCCAGCCCCTCTCCCACGTACACCCAGGTTCTTCTTGAGTGGCTCCGACTGGGCCATTCTGGCCAACCTCCCGATACTGGTCAGGCAGCTGTGGTGGGGGGCTGGTCCAACCCCCACCCATCCCCCAGCAAGTcatagaaacaaatagaaatgtcCCAtgggaaagatagaagaaagacagaaaaaaggtaGGAAAGAGGAAGGGCAAGGAAGAAACAGGGAAATGTGGGGGAGAGAgcaacagagagacacacagggagaaagagagagagagagagagagagggagggagggagggggagggggtgagggaagaaggaggggggagagagaaacagagagacagagacagagagacccagagatgaagacagagatagaaacaaagagagacagacacacagggagagacagagacaggggaggaaggagggagaagaaacaaTCAGGGTCTGGGGAGTTTAGAGGTTCCAGTACAGGGGATTTCTCCCAGCCCTGGGGCATGGCCATCAGCACATGAGACGTTCACAGACCTAGGAGGAGTCGGCAGACTGACCTTCAGGGCATCAGGCTCAGCGAAGCAGATGTTGGCCCCCCACTGAATCCCCGTCCAGAGATCGTACATCTGGGCGGCGACGTGGCTGAGGGGCAGGTAGCTCACCACCACCTCCTGCTGAATTTCAGCGGGCTGGATGTCCCCGGCCCGGCTGCCAAACTTGGCCGTCCAAGtgatctgggggagggggagagaagggcaCAGGAGGTCCAGACGGTTTCTGAGTCTCAACTTCTCCTTctctaaaatgggagtaataaagCCCTGACTATTCTGCTTCATGGGAATTCTGGGAGGAGCCAGATTATAGTTGTCGCCCTTCTGTTCCGATATTTCTGGGCAACGGCCGTTCACCATTACAAGGATTACTTCCCTCTTAACACCTGGGTCCACAAAATCTCACTGGCCAGAAGTACTCATCAGCCAGTGGCCGCCGGCACCCAGTTACTTCTCTGGGTTGGCTCCCACCTGGCTGAGGGGCGAGCGTGTCTCCCCCAAAGACCCCACCTGTTGTCCCTGAAAGGCACACTCTTCCTAGTCGATTCCTCAATATTTTGGTTTATGGACACACTTGCCTCCCACCAGACCTCACCCCTTTTGTGAGTTTAtcactttctgttttttttttaataaatatatatcatttgtGTCATCTGTCTATGAGAGAAGAGGTCAGGTGATCTACATTTTTCGTGctgccccctccccacccacGTGTCAGTTCCTACATTGTCCTGACTCAGCATCACGCCTTTGGGGTTGCCGGTGGTCCCCGACGTGTAAACAAGCACACAGCACTGGTTGGGTTTTTGGGAGTTCAGGATGACATCCAGGGTGACATCAGGAACCTCATTGCCTATCTCTAGGAAGTCTTCCATCTACAGACAGGAAAAAGAAGTGGGAGCGAGGAGTTATCAACTGAGAAAAGGTCCAGCATCGGTGAGATGCTGACTGTCTGTTTTAGAGCCCGAAAGGAGCCAGAAATTGCTGCCTCAGGGCAGAGGCTCATGGGAGCTTCGCACTTTTGTCCAGTTTCCCCAGAGCCAGTCCCGAGCTTTGGCTTTTCTTGCCCAAGAGATGGAGCCAGTGGTATCTTgtgtattttgtttgtatttgcttCTGCTGGTACTGTTTCCCTCACTGaaacatgagctccttgaggacaggagttCGGTTCTTTTTTGCCTTTGCCCACTAcctagtacagtacctggcacatagtaggtacttagtaaatgcttgctatactgtattatattaaaaaaccaaatttggtactttgtattatttttgtatttgtattttatattatattaaattttatatattatatataatatattttatatattaatatatatttataatttataatatatttatattatgtatttaatataattttatactttatatattatatttttatattctgtataaacaatatatatatataatataattaatatgtatatatacaatatatattataatattatatattatatttaaaaaacccaGCTTCCCAGATCCAGCCCCAGAATCCCCCTTCCTTAACCTCAAGCCTCCTTCCCCCAtctagtacagtgtctggcacatagtaggtgcttagtaaatgttctCTATAGCATATTGAATTAACAAGTCAGATGCTATTGCTCTCCCCCGGGGACAAGAACAAGTCCCAGGATCCCCCTTTCCTAGCGTTAGGTCTCCTACCGTATATACGTTTGGAATTCTCTCTGCTGGGGTCTCTCTGTACATCACGACAGCCTTCAAGTATGGCAAGTTCTTCCAGATCTGTGTCATATAAAGAACACAACAGCTATTATTAGGAAAGGGAAGaagtcatttttatttaactatttggAAAGAATTAGGGTTCTCCCTTAGTCTGTTATTTCAAACAGCCCTGATGTCATTGGTGCCCACCATGGCTCTGCGATACCTTTTGTTAACAGTTCATTTTGCTCTTTCACCAAACATTTCATCACCTAAACTCATGATCCTGAGGCAATGACAGGATTGAGAACTAGATGTGGACTTAAAATGCAAGTTCTAATTCTGACTCTAACATTCACTAACTATGTGAACTCAGGCAACTACcaagtttccttaactgtaaaatgggaataattctgGCACTTTACCTCAGAGGAATTATTGCAAGCATaagacaaacatatatatatcagAGAAGGATTTCAGGAAAGACTTGTTAAATTAACCTTCTTAACTTGTTCGTTTATTTCCAGCCAGTATGGGTTTCAGTGGGGAATGGTAAAGGGTGATTTCATTTCCTCTGAAGATATGATGTTTGGAAAATAGTACTTAGGGACACCAGACCACGTTTGAGTCCCAGGCAGCAGAGAAAAGAGCAGCTGGGTCCGAAGGTCTCTGCTGGGGCTCTCGGTTGGCTCAGTATCAGATTGTCTCAGATATGTTGGTTGTCAAAGGAGATCCGGAGACAGCCAAGCAAGATTTCCATAACAGGGTGATCCAGTCTTGCTGGGTGGCTCTTTCTCGTGTCGTGTACGTTTCTGGGGAGAATTTGGTTCCAGGCCATGCTAGGACTTGCCTGAAGTCTTTGGCACAGAGTACACTGACCAACCAACTGATGATTGTGTTCCAGGACTAGGAACATCTGCATCCTTGACAAcactttcatttccttccttcctttttcaaaagtTCCTGGGTCAGGGGTCCTAGCACTCTGCTCCCTGAGCATCTTACTTATGACTTTTTGTCAGACTTAGGAAAAGGAATAATTAAATATCCCCACAAATCCTCCAAATTGAAAAATCACAGAGGAAATAAGTTGAGTAAATAAAGTTGGGTTACTTTAAATACACCATGTCTTGTCATGTAAGATTTGGTTTCAACTTGTAGAAACTTGTTATAGTAAGTTTGCATTTACTCAGTATTACTGACAAAATGCGATTCTATATGAAAAAGCAGCCCCTTTCCCCACTTCTTTTAGCTACTATTTTATTCCCCAATGAACTGTAAGTTCATCAGAGGAAATCATTGTCtcaattttaatttgaattctcaaatacttgttgatttattgattaattgatgttGAGAAGAGTAGAAACAAACTTGAATAGTCTTACTGGACAATACCCTTAATGCAAGCCAATCATGAGCCCCCCTAAAAGGGGGTCTAAAATTCTAGGGTCTGTTTTCACATTCTATATCCTAAAAATGTTTCCAAATGTTTCCTGTTTTAACATTGAACAAAGTACTTTGTAACTCCAAAAATTAACaagtaaattgtttttataaaaacatGAGCTTCTACAAATCTcccttctaaagtcccttctacctctaaCAATTGATGACATGGTggctggaataaaaaaaatctatagaagtTCCCAGCAGAGGCTGAGAGTCAGAAcagattttatcttttcttgccCTGGATCTATCCACCAACATTCAGCTGATTTTCAGTAGAGTGAAAATCTGTTGTCTCACCACAAGATGGCAAGATTTCTCTGTCTATCCTTTCCCTTCCTGGTTCTGCCCGGATTGCCAAGTGCAAACTAAACACTGGATGCCCCTTCCACCAGTTTCAAAATCACCTCTACTAATCTAAGTATCACAGGGACATTAAAGCAACCTTCATCCCTCCGGGGGTCCAAGATTCTTCTTGTTTAAGTTAATTAAgatttttatggttttttaaaatttcatttaatcctaACAGGTAAAtgatatatgtattataattctctattttctccattttgtagttgaggaaactgagactcagaagtgacacaattaggaagtactggaggtggaatttgaactcagatctttctgacttgaaGCCCAACCTGGCTACCTCCTTATCTGGGGGGCTTGGTTTTCTCCTCAATAAAATTCCCTTTCAGGGCTGGAATTGTTTTAGAGCACTCCCTAATCTCTTCAAGTCAGTACTTCTTAAAGACAGTACTTCTGTCCCTGGAGCTCACAGAGATCTCAGCAAAGGAGTCAGAGATTTAGAAGCTAGTAAGGTCAAACcccatttcctccatttttcagataaggaaacagaaaaaaagaaggattaagtaaggaaaagaaggattaCACAACTCCTAAGCTTGAACCTGGTATCCCAGACTCCAGAGGCTTTGCCAGAGCTGCTACTCAGTGGTACTGAGAATCCCTGAACAATGTCTACCTTATCTCAATGCCCCCTCTAAATCCCAGCCCGGAATCATCCCAACTCTGTGCTAGAAGATGGAATTGGTCACTTAAGAGTGGGCAGTTATGAGAATGAAAGCCCTACATTGGGAGTCTGGAGATCTAAGTACAAGGAGAGTCACCCTTCTAGCCTCTTGTTTTCcggatctgtaaaatgggtgtatTGTGAGGATCATCAAGATCCATCAGTGAAAGGagttctggctttggagtcaaaacACAGTTTAAATCACAGTCTTGTGGCTTTAACTGAGTCtgacctcagtttgctcatctgcaaaatatatgttttcttggGCCCCTCCTAGCTCTAAAACATCATCCATGTTTTGGATATAAGGATACCTAGCAcccagcaagcacttaataaatgctcttttatTGCTTCACTAATTCCTTCCTGGCTCCCCGCTTTGCCAGCCCTCGCACCTAGGAAGGTCAGGTTTTATGCAGCCAGTGGCGATGACCATCTCTTGGGACAGGAGCCCAGGTAGCCCTCTTaccttcagtatcttttccagcTGTTTCTGGGAATCCACCAGGATCACGTTGGCTTTACAGTCATGGGCAATGTATTGGCAAGCCTCGGGGGAGCTGGTTGTGTAGATTCCTGTGAGGATGCCCCTGAGCGGTGACAGAGAGGGAGCATCGTCAGCCTGGGAGCCGAGACCCCCGAGCCTTCTGCACAAACCTCAAAGGATTCGGCCTGGAGGACTCGGCCGCCACCTTCTTCAGAGGCAGCCAAGCAAATGCCCAGGGGCTGGCAGACACGGGCAGTAGGAAAGCAAACGTGTGTGTgagggaaaaaagatgagaagagatGGAAAGTGAGGAAAATATGAAAGAGATGGGAGGAAGAAGTAAAGAGAGTTAAGAGAGAAGTAGTGGGAAAGTAAAAGGGAACCCAGAAGGGCTAGAGAAgcagaaggaaaaaggggaagagaagaaaagaggaaggattaTGGtcgaagaagaagggaaagaataagatCAAATAGATGCTTAGGACAGGAGGACAAATGTGAGGTTGGctattttttctctataaatgGCCTATCtctttatccatctatccatctattatttacctatcatctctctctccctctctctgtctcctctctttgtctctttgtctctctgtgtgtctttctgtttctcattctctctatctctatctctctgtctctcactcactctgtctctgtctttgtctgacTGTCT harbors:
- the ACSBG1 gene encoding long-chain-fatty-acid--CoA ligase ACSBG1 isoform X3, whose product is MPDSEENLKKKALDGSLGQNPEGFEPSILPDHQHLSKESLNNALENLYLQRAEEKEEVSTESLWTTSADGLVKIRMDHTCSQTPKTVHQVFLESLEKYGNLNALSSKRDGKWERITYSQYYLLSRKAAKGFLKLGLERVHSVAILGFNSAEWFISAVGAVFAGGILTGIYTTSSPEACQYIAHDCKANVILVDSQKQLEKILKIWKNLPYLKAVVMYRETPAERIPNVYTMEDFLEIGNEVPDVTLDVILNSQKPNQCCVLVYTSGTTGNPKGVMLSQDNITWTAKFGSRAGDIQPAEIQQEVVVSYLPLSHVAAQMYDLWTGIQWGANICFAEPDALKTSLVTTLREVEPTAHMGVPRVWEKMMEGIKEASAQAGFFKRKMFLWAMAVTMERNLSCPSSDLKPFTMRLADYLVLAKIRKALGFANCQKNFYGAAPMTTETLHFFLGLNIRLYAGYGLSESSGPHFMSNSYNYRLYSSGKVLPGCKAKLVNIDAEGNGEICLWGRTVFMGYLNMEEKTRETIDEDGWLHTGDLGKLDNDGFLYITGRLKELIITAGGENVPPLPIEEAVKIELPIISNAMLIGDQRKFLSMLLTLKCTLDPETSDPTDYLTDQALEFCQKVGSKATKASEIVGRRDEAIYQAIEEGIRRVNEKAAAQPYRIQKWALLERDFSISGGEFGPTMKLKRLAVLEKYKEEIESFYKEPNN
- the ACSBG1 gene encoding long-chain-fatty-acid--CoA ligase ACSBG1 isoform X2, whose product is MPEVLLLRSARSILRTVFLNRLPPRQARKFSLIPLHLKGLRQDIQRSILPDHQHLSKESLNNALENLYLQRAEEKEEVSTESLWTTSADGLVKIRMDHTCSQTPKTVHQVFLESLEKYGNLNALSSKRDGKWERITYSQYYLLSRKAAKGFLKLGLERVHSVAILGFNSAEWFISAVGAVFAGGILTGIYTTSSPEACQYIAHDCKANVILVDSQKQLEKILKIWKNLPYLKAVVMYRETPAERIPNVYTMEDFLEIGNEVPDVTLDVILNSQKPNQCCVLVYTSGTTGNPKGVMLSQDNITWTAKFGSRAGDIQPAEIQQEVVVSYLPLSHVAAQMYDLWTGIQWGANICFAEPDALKTSLVTTLREVEPTAHMGVPRVWEKMMEGIKEASAQAGFFKRKMFLWAMAVTMERNLSCPSSDLKPFTMRLADYLVLAKIRKALGFANCQKNFYGAAPMTTETLHFFLGLNIRLYAGYGLSESSGPHFMSNSYNYRLYSSGKVLPGCKAKLVNIDAEGNGEICLWGRTVFMGYLNMEEKTRETIDEDGWLHTGDLGKLDNDGFLYITGRLKELIITAGGENVPPLPIEEAVKIELPIISNAMLIGDQRKFLSMLLTLKCTLDPETSDPTDYLTDQALEFCQKVGSKATKASEIVGRRDEAIYQAIEEGIRRVNEKAAAQPYRIQKWALLERDFSISGGEFGPTMKLKRLAVLEKYKEEIESFYKEPNN
- the ACSBG1 gene encoding long-chain-fatty-acid--CoA ligase ACSBG1 isoform X1 — encoded protein: MPDSEENLKKKALDGSLGQNPEGFEPRFLNRLPPRQARKFSLIPLHLKGLRQDIQRSILPDHQHLSKESLNNALENLYLQRAEEKEEVSTESLWTTSADGLVKIRMDHTCSQTPKTVHQVFLESLEKYGNLNALSSKRDGKWERITYSQYYLLSRKAAKGFLKLGLERVHSVAILGFNSAEWFISAVGAVFAGGILTGIYTTSSPEACQYIAHDCKANVILVDSQKQLEKILKIWKNLPYLKAVVMYRETPAERIPNVYTMEDFLEIGNEVPDVTLDVILNSQKPNQCCVLVYTSGTTGNPKGVMLSQDNITWTAKFGSRAGDIQPAEIQQEVVVSYLPLSHVAAQMYDLWTGIQWGANICFAEPDALKTSLVTTLREVEPTAHMGVPRVWEKMMEGIKEASAQAGFFKRKMFLWAMAVTMERNLSCPSSDLKPFTMRLADYLVLAKIRKALGFANCQKNFYGAAPMTTETLHFFLGLNIRLYAGYGLSESSGPHFMSNSYNYRLYSSGKVLPGCKAKLVNIDAEGNGEICLWGRTVFMGYLNMEEKTRETIDEDGWLHTGDLGKLDNDGFLYITGRLKELIITAGGENVPPLPIEEAVKIELPIISNAMLIGDQRKFLSMLLTLKCTLDPETSDPTDYLTDQALEFCQKVGSKATKASEIVGRRDEAIYQAIEEGIRRVNEKAAAQPYRIQKWALLERDFSISGGEFGPTMKLKRLAVLEKYKEEIESFYKEPNN